The DNA sequence AGGAACATGGCTTCCTTTATTGCCCTGTACATACATTCTCCCGTGAATTCATAACTTCTCTCTAGACTAATGGCAGAactggcgagagagagagagagagagttcaatcCATTCATCTTACAGTTCTTCAAAATCTCTGGAAATTCCTCCATTTTCATCTTAACATCTCTGTCTCTCATGGCCAAGCAGGCATTCAATCCATTTCTACTTGTCCTTCTGGTAATATCAATTTCAACCCAccactcagatcagctcgaatACTCCCAATCACAAGCTCTCTTCAGAGTCCAGAAGCTCTTCCACTACCCACCGGCTCTGAGCAGCTTCCACAACACCACAGATTTGTGCAATATTGACCCAACCCCATCCTTCACATTAGTCTGCTATGAAGACAGCTTGACTCAGTTGCAGATCAATGGCCAAGAAGGGATTTTCCCACTCCCTCAGCATTTTTCCACCTTTGATTTCTTTTCCACTCTCACCGCTTTTTCAAGCCTGAGAGTCCTCACTCTGGTCTCTCTAGGGCTTGGAGGGCCTATACCTGATGTGGTTGGGAATTTGTCTTCTCTTGAAATATTGAACATGAGCTCCAACAGCTTCTATGGTGCAATTCCTGAGGAGGTTTCTCATCTGAAGAATCTGCAGACTCTCATACTTGATCACAACAGGTTGGTGGGTCAAGTACCCAGTAGGGTCAGCTCTCCTTTACTCCTGGCTGTCTTGAGTTTAAGGAACAACTCATTGAATGGGTCACTTCCAAGTACATTTTCATCTATGGAATCACTCAGGATTCTGGCTCTCTCAGGAAATGGCCTATCTGGGGAAATTCCTGATCTTCACAACTTAACTAATCTTCAAGTTCTTGATTTAGAAAACAACAACTTTGGGCCACGTTTTCCTAACTTATCCACCAGATTGGTCTCCCTAAACTTCAGGAGGAACAAATTCGCACTTGGCATTCCTGAGAAACTAAGATCATTTTATCAGCTCCAGAAGTTTGATGTTTCTCTGAATGGATTTGTGGGGCCCTTTTTGCCACTGCTGATGTCTCTTCCTTCAATGAGGTATCTTGACATTAGTGGGAACCAGTTCACAGGAATGCTCTTGCAGAACATGTCCTGTAGTCCCGAACTTGCATTTGTGAACATGTCTTACAACCTCTTGACAGGAGACTTGCCCACTTGCCTCGAATCTGAGTCTACGGTTGTTCTTTATTCCAAAAACTGCCTGAAAAATGAAGATCAGGAGCAACGCCCATTGGTTTTCTGCCACAATGAGGCTTTGGCAGTCGATGTTTTGCCTCCACAGTGGAAGCACGAGAAAAGAAGTGGTAAAGCTAAAGCAGCTCTTGTGTTTGGTGTAGTTGGAGGAGTTGTTGGAGCAGTCACAGCTATGGCCCTGGCATTTTTCTTGGCTTTTATGAAGCTACAGCGGAGAAGTGAAGATCAGCCACCTACGGCGCAATTGATAACGGAAAAGGCGTCGACCACTTGTAATTTGAAGCTGCTTTCTGATGCAAGTAAGATCCATGTTCAGCCACAAATTAATTCTTATTGACTATTATAGACTAGAGTCCGTGTTGTGACTTGTGAGGGAATACTCTTCTGTCTTCAGGATACATATCACAGACAATGAAAATGGGAGCCAGCATCCCAGCCTACCGGACATTTGCTTTGGAGGAGCTCAAGAATGCTACGAATAACTTCGATAATTTATGTTTATTAGAAGACGGTTCACATTGTCAGGTTTAAGTTTTCTTGAACAGGATCAATTCTCAATCTCTTAACGGATTTAGCAACTCTGACATAGGATCATTGTGAATTGATAATGCTGAATCGCACAGAATAGAAAAGTTGCCATTGCATTTCTCCCGGAACATGAAGTTCAAAGGAAAACATCATTTGATTCATTAACATGAAATATTCTTCTTAGAGCCGATGAACATACAAATACACTATCTGTACCAACTTAAATTAAGTATTACTTATCTTTTCTATGGAGAAAATTCTGAAGACTAAAGTGCAACTGAAGTTGTGTGTGCATACTATCATTAAATACTGCTGGGATTATGACTTCCTTTCTTTACCTAAACCATGTTATCAGATATACAAAGGTAGGCTAGCAGACAGCACACTTGTCGCTATTAGAAGAATCAAAACGGAAAAAAGACACAGTTCTCAGTACTATATGCCCATCATTGAGAGGATCTCTAAGCTCAGACACGAAAATTTGATTAGTACTCTTGGACACTGCTTCGAGTGCTACCCCGAAGATTCCAGTGTTTGCAGAATCTACCTTATGTTTGAGTTTGCTGTGAATGGGACGCTCAGAGACCAAATTTCTGGTAAGGTGTTTCCTAAAATAGTCCTTACAAAATCAATTCCCAAATCAATTCGTATAGAGCGATTTGTCTAGAATAGTGAAAGCTTGTAAATAGCAAATAAATTGCCCACCTTCTTTAGTTATGGTAGTCATTTAACATCTTATTGCATGTTATTCAATTACCACTAATCGAATTTGATTCTCCGGAGCTCCTTCTAGTACATGTTTGGCAGATATAGCGCACTAATCACTTGTTTTTTCTACCAAGAATCAGAAGTCTAGTACTAAATGTAACTGACTACTTTTACTTGGAGAATGAGctgaattttttccttctacATCTTCAACAAGGTATTTTATCTTCATCTCTTCCCTCAGGAGGACatttaaggaaaacattttcttggacTCAGAGAATTGTAGCTGCTATGGAGATCATGAAGGGTATTCAGTTTCTGCATACAGGAATCGTGCCCGGTGTGTACTCTAATAACATGAAGATTACAGACGTTCAGTTGGATCGCGATCTTCACGTTAAGCTCAGCAAATACAATCTACCCCTCTTATCGGACGATTGTGGACGGGTGGGTAGTTATAATGATAATTAGATATGCATGTTAATGTAGTGTGCTTGGCGGTGGATACTGAACATTTCTTTGCCACAACTTTCCTTCAGGCTAGTTCACGTGTTCAGCTGCCCAGAGCCATAGGAAGTAACCGCACAAGGTATAGCATGAATTTGTCATTGAAGCGATTCCCCTAATTCCTTCCCTCCAGCTTCCCTTCTCCTTCCTAATCCgagaaaatgtaaagaaaagcTTTCATCTTGATGCAACTGCATGTGCTAGTTCATCTGTGCTGGTCAGTTATCCCCAACTTAGTGGCCTCATTTTCTTCACCGTTGATGTTCTTGAAGACATTCATGTGCACTTCCTAATGGTATCTCACTCATACAGGTATTTCATATCAGAGATTATCATCTATTATTCTTCATTTATGCAGGGgaaaagataatgaaaagagtGATGTCTATGAAATGGGAGTGATTTTGCTAGAACTCATAGCAGGAAGGCCGATCACGTCCAATAATGAAGTTCGTCTTTTGAAAGATCTTGTaagtacttttctttttcagtttcATTGTGGTCCTTGGAATCAGATAGAATAAGTGGAGAATGTCCTTGTAACTTGCCCAAGTGACACAAAGGATGGATTTCAACGAGCCACAAAAAAGCAGCAATTGTCATTCCTAGTCAAATGTCACAAAACTTCTACCACTTTGTTTTGTTGCAGGTACAAGTAAGCTTGTTAGCTGACGATGGTGCGCGAAGGAGCATAGTAGATCACACTTTGCAAAAGAAGTGTTCAGATGAATCACTCAGAGTAATGATGGATATTTGCATCAGGTGTTTGTCTGAGGAGCAAAGTCATAGGCCATCTGTCGAGGATGTGCTTTGGAACTTGCAGTTCGCCACACAGGTTCAAGATTCGTTGAGGCATGATTTCCAATTTGATCAAGATCTCACGGTGCCATCGTTTCTGGAATTGTAAATGTTGACTTCGTCTGCATTTTCCAtatcaaaaattgcaaatgcaGGATGAACCTTTTTTATTTCCCGCCACTTGAGGTACATACAAGCAATTGGGAAGTTGTTTTTTGAAGGCCCCAGCGAATTTTTCGAGAGAAAATTCCGCGTTAGCGCTTGACACGTTTATATTATTTGTTTCATGTTGATGAATTGTATTACTAACATGAATTTAGCTTGCTCCTGGTCATTCTGGTATCAAACATTCCTGTTTATGGAGAGCTTGGCTGAGGCAGTACATTGCCTGATCTAGTATTGACGTTTGTTACAGTAGAACTATTCAAGTCCACAAAATAGAGGTTGTTCTATCTATTCTGAACATCATGGGTTTCGGTGGAATGAAGAGGCTCAAGGGAGGAGAGTACCATGAAGTAGCGGTACAAATCTAGACACCACAACCATCCGCTAATACGGGGAATTTTTGGTATTCGAAATTCAGACACAAATTGTGACTGCAAGTATGCCGAATTTCCTGTTTATTGGCAGATCTTATCTAGTCaaagttttcctttttattagcTTCCTGAATTCATAAATATCGTTCTTCACAATCCTCGACAATGAATCTGAACGTTCCAATCCTATCCTCGAACTTTTTCCTTTCATGGAAGATATGAGTATCTGAATCTGGATAAAGTgcaaaaattttcctttcttggcCTTTTGGCTAAGACCACAGTGGACACGTAAGAAATAGCCCAACATGTCCTGGTGATGAGTATCTTGGCAAGTTGAACCTCAAAGAAGCCATCACAAATTACCCAAATAGATTTACAAATTATGGAAAGAAAGAGGCCGAAACAAGCAGGGTATATCGATTCCTATACCATGGAAATTGGTAACCAAATCCTCTCGAAAACAATTACTTCATTTGGCAGTTGGCTCCAGCTTTCTTTGCATCTTTGCCCTATATATAGAGCACAACAATGCCCTTCCTTCAACCTGAATCATAGAACCAACAGAACCCCCtagagaaaacagagagaacaTGGGAAGCACAACGTCGAATCGCCAATTGGCTGCTAAAGTTCTATTCTTCTTGATCATCATGTTCATGAGTTCAAACCCAGCGAACTCAATAACATGTCAGGATGCCTTGAAAGTTATACTTCCCTGTGGACCATTTGCTTTGGGCACAGTTCCGCCTCCACCGAGTGCCGCGTGTTGTTCGGGTGCACATACCTTGGCGAGCATGGCAGATTCCACCGAAGCACGCAGGACTCTGTGCCAATGTTACAAGGACATTCCGCCTTCTGTAGGGATCAAGCCTGAGAGAGTCCAACAGATTCCTCAGTACTGCAAGGTTGATGTCACCATCCCAACTGACCCTCACGTTGATTGCAGCAGGTGAAACCTCTTTTTCTCTATATGGTAACTCTTGATTGCCTCCATCAAATTCCAATGGGGAAATTCGATCTTGCAGAGACACTCGGTCGACATAGATTCACGTTACGTATCCACAAGTTTTCCCTGTATGAGACGATCTCatatgacatgatatgatatcaGAAGATTGTCTACACAAAATTCCCTGTTTGTGCATTGTCACCTTCGTGCACATATCGAGAGATCTAACTCTGAAATTTACTCTATTGAAGCAACAAACAGCTCCTATAAACTGTCATTGACAATAGGACCGTCTATCTTGTCCTCCTTTCTAGCATGGATTAATTTGGTAATCACATGAACGCTGATATAAGCTATGCGCATCGTTTGTTCAAGAATAAGAACTGGAACGGATTTAATGGCCTGTTCCAGACAAGGTTTGTTTTGGCAGAGTATGAATCTAGGGAGCGAAACGAGGCTTATGATTGTATGTACCCAATCGACTACTGAGAGTTGTAGAATGCGTGTTTTCCTTAAAAGTCATACATTTGCAGATGCGGACATGTTTTAGCGTGTCGTGTCAGATCGTATGCTGTGGCTTGATGCTTGTCCATTCTTTAGTTATGGAAGAACTTAGTTCATTATGTATATGGGCTGTGATCTTGGTATGATAATCGCTCTAGTGATGCTTGGGTATAatctcatttttcctttctttggctCTTTGATGGAAGCATTCCGTGAAGGAGGAAATCTCCAGATGGGTCCTGATATTCAAGTCAAGACGTTTGCGGAGACAGCAGAGGACACATTGCCAATGTCTTAACATGTTCATGTAATAATCGAATAAGCAATGTGAATGAAGAGGCcataattttctcaactttttttgGTGCTGTATTTCGTTTCTGATAATTAATCCGCTACTTCATACGGCAAATTTTATCAGCGGACTACTCACTAAAGGGAGGCAAGGTAGAGATCAGACATTTTCAGTTCGAAACCGAAGCTGTTCGGACGAGCAAGGTCGAGATGATTTCTTAGCAATATGCATCGGTGGAACTGTTAAAACGAGAAGCTCATAGAACAAAAACAACAAATATTCCAACTTATAGATTTAAATACAAACCCGCTATCTTACTGTATGCTCGAGAAAGCATAGACAAGAACACGTTTAGTCAATgatttctccctcttcttcctctggtaAACCATCTCTCTTCCCGTGAAAACTTTTTTCAACACGAGAATGACGAACATCTTCATTCTCATCATCGCTGGATTCATCACCTCCGCCATCAGAATTTCCAGCATGACAATCCCAACGGTCTTCACTGCCTTCGGTTGGGAGAATCTGAGACTTATCTTCTATCATGTCACTCTCGCACACGTTCTCATTAGCCACTACCTTTGGAAATTTCAGAGACTGCTCAGGCCAATACTTAAAGAAGGAGTTTGTTACCATGAAGCGGAAAACCTGAAACAGGCGGGTGTTATCTCTCTTTATATCTTTACTCAAGAGCTTCTGCAGGAGTGTTGTCCTGTTCTTGTTCAATGAAGGGGGATCTGTTGAACTTGTGGCTTCCAATCTCTGCTTCTTGTTGAACTGGTCCCTTCTATTATGGTGTCCTCTTTTGTTCCGATTCTTATGAAACCTCTCCTTCTTAGTCCATCGCCTACTGCTCTCTTCCGGCAACTCATCTTTCTTCTGAATGTCCGACAGGTAGTGCGATGGTATTTCTGCAATTTCAACTCCCAATTCAGCTTGCTgcgccaatatcttcttgagtTGCTGCAAACAAAACACGAAAGTACTCAATTTGAAATTAAAGGCATGGTACAATCAGTCTAGAAATCAACAAATATCACCTGTAAATGCTCATACAGATTACTTTGAGATAAAGGGTATGGTAAGATCTTTATGCGGATCTTCCTCAAAACTTCAACGTCCCTAAATACTTCCCATGCAAAATCTGGAATAGCTAGGGGTTTCCATGTGACATTTAGATGTAAGATCCACCAAGAGGAAGCAAACTCCGACAAGAAATGTCTCCATTAGGAAGTTTCTCCAGATTCAGTATAATGTCTTATGGCTTACCTAGATAGCTTTTTTGGGGCTTAACACCTCCACATAAATCAACGCCTAGTAAAGGACATACCCCCCAATCGGCTCCAGCAAAAGTTAACCAGGCAATGAGGCAAAACGCAGCactcaaaatgttcaaaaagtaTGGAAAAGAACTaagtaaattatcaaaatgcttTTATTAAGTGTTGACCCATAAGTAGCTCCATAAACTTACTAATTGTAAGGTCATAATGCCGAAGCCCATGtatcaacaaaaacaaaagccaTACCTCCTGCCGAATTTTGACatccaattcttttttcttggaatCTGTCAGTTTCTGCAAGAGGTGAAGTCAATCGTCAGAAGAACTGTCAAATAGAAGCATGAGCATATCTTGAACTCAAACTAACCTTCTCCATGTTGGCTTTTGAAGGGTAGTTCCTCCTCCGCTCTTCACACCACTGCTGGATTTCTTGTTCTGTATAGGTTATTGAAGGAGCTCTGCCACGTAATATAACAAGCACATCCATACGGTCATAACAGTGAAAAGGAATAGAGAAACAAATCAAACAGACTCTAAACTTAACAGAAAGAATGAAATCAATGATCTTATGTGACAAATGGATCATTAGCATGTACGACTGGCGATTTTTCCATCATCAACACACGTCATCAGCATGTAAAGCTGACTGACTTTGTCTTTGCAAAGGAAGATAATTCAGCAGAAAAGAAGGGCACTTCCCTGCTACCTGTCATATGCGAGAGAGATCCCTAAAAAGACAGTAAGCTAGAACATGGCAAAACTAACCATTCTGACAATTGACAAATGGAACTGATCTGACGCGAGCATTCAAATAGGAATATTTAGTGTCAGTCTAAGGTCCATAATGTATGAGAGCCATGTAAATGCAGAGCGCTACGTTGGATCCGAAAAATGAGTATAACTTTAAAGTACCTTTTCTGTTCCTTAGGTGGATTCGCCTCGTGAAATTGTCCAAAGTTTCCCGCCATCTGGTTGCTTATCTCTGCTTAAGGTTTAAGAAGCAACATTGTTAATGTCCTGCTGGTGCAGCAGTTCAATACTTGACATCGCATTTCGCTTTTTCTCATTGGTAACATTAGCAAGCTGCTGTAAGGGATTTAGGTTTAATTTCTAGGTAAACAGAGGAAAGGCACAGTAAATCTATAACCCTCGTGTGTTCAGACATGAAGCTATGCTTGAGACATGCTCATGTTACcctctttttcaagaaatcatagaaaaaacttttcaaaaacaATGCACTGCCGAAAAAGGACAGTTCAAAAATACTTATCTCTTTCAATTATTCAAAATACATTTCTAGAACAACATACAGAAAATAGTTGCACGAATGATCAACACTAAATCCCACAACATGTCAAATCCATCATTGAGAAATATTGCAGGCATGAATAGAGAGAATAACAGAAGCAGCAATGTCGATAAAGCATTTCCGATCACATCACATCTCAGTCACGTAAACATTATTAAAGCTATGAAGTGGAAGCAAATAATCAGCATTAAAATGTGGAAACACAAACCTTTGCCTCTATGTCCATTAGCAAACTCAAATTTCCTCTTCCCATCTTTCATGTCATGGAAATGAGGCCTATGAGATCTGCAGCGAAATCAGGTAATTCACGGGGACTAGCCAAAAAACTAACAAGACACATGAATCACATCTCTTCAGTTCACATCCTCAAGAAAGGTGAAAATATACGGTACAGAAACACAGACCCCCTTTGAGAAGCCATTCGGCCTGTCCTCCGACCAAAGTCCTTCCTTGGAGAATTTCTAAAGTTTGGATTTGAAGTATTGATGCCACCTCTATAATTGGTATTTTCCTGCAATAAAACGCAGCAAACAATAAAACATAGGGTGTCTGGTCAAATAGACATCCAAACGACCAGGGCATTGAACTGCTGTTGGGACACAATGCAGAAAAACAGACGAAAGATGCAATAAAAAGTGCAGATGCTGAGAAGGCCTCAGATAGTCCTTGTCTTCAAGTTTAAGAACTTTGGTTGACACTAATGATATGTCAAGCTTTATGAGTAGAAGCTACCTGTTTTCCTCGGCATACAGGACCCGGCAAGTTTGGAGACCTCTCTGAATGATTTGGATGAACATTATCCGGCATAAGATGGCTTTGTGGCTGTTGCTGACTTGCAGTGGGCAATGATCTCAATACACTTGGACCCATGACAGGAGTGCTTCCGTTCTGCTGATTTTGATTAAGCTGTTGATCACAACCACCTTGTGTATTGGCCAAAGAGAAACGATTTTGGGGACATAAGGCCTGAGCTCCTTGATTGGAACCCAAGAAACCATTGAAAGAAGGACGCTGAGAAGGATTTAACTGTTGTGCAAACGAAAGTTGATTAACATTGGCCATCGCATTCGGCAAACATAGGAGCAAATTTTGCAAACCCAAGTTTTGATTGAGTTGTTGAGGCAAGTTCTGCACAAGCATATGCCCAGGTGGCTGAGACAGATGCATTTGGTTAACGTTTGGTGCCATATTCTGAAACTGGCCGAATTGTTGCATGgcaatttgattattttgcGAAGGAAGCAGTGGATTAGGTCCATTCATGATACTGGAAGCTGCCAAACCAGGCAGAGTCATGTTCACAGCTTGTCCATTGTTCATATAATTCATAAGACCATAACTGGGAATTAAAGAGTGAGGAAGAATTCCCATTTGAGATTGAAGTTGCATGGGGTGCGGCAACACATTACAAGGATTACTGGCAAAAGGATTCGGTGAAACGACCTGCTATACAATTCAACCAATCAAAGCCACCAGAAATTAGCTATGATCCTATGTAATCACGCAATGCCTGCGTGCCTCCATGCTTTGTGTGCACAAGCTTTGaaaggaagggggaaaaaaatgcaaatacctgcTGGGGCACAGCGCCGTTGCTTTGGACTCGGTTGCCCAGATGAGACTTAGACAGTGGATTGAAGCTTGGAAACATCTCTCACTACAGGCAAGTCGCTAAAAAGGACAAGAGAATCAGAGATAAACCTTCCCAGAATTTAGAATCGCATCAGGAACTGAACTCATCGATCAAGtcgtcttctttttttgtttttttttcattccagTTTCCTTCTCGCGTGACGAGCTGATGAATTTTAGGGTTTAAGACCGAGAAGAGTGGGAGACGGAGTTTCCCTTTCAGGGTttagcaggaggaggaggaggaggaagaagaagctccAACCGAACATGGGCCTAGGCTAAAAGATAAAGACCGGCCTTAAAAAACAATGGGCCTCAGTTGAGAGGCGAAGCCGAATAGGAACGATCCAGTGTGCTCTTGCCCGGTGCACAGCATCTCATGCTGCTTTCATAGTTCATCGTCTTCGTCATCGGCGGAGAAATCTGTAACAGAAGCACCGAGGAACAAATGGAAGATTTTGAGAAGAAAGTGTCCATAACAGACACAATGGACTCTGAACCTgagaccaccaccacccccaccaccGCTTCCTCTCAAGTCCTACACTTGCTCCGCCGATTCCTCGCCGTTCAGCAGCGCAGAGCCGAAGCTTATGCCAAACTCAAAAGGTACTCTCTCCCTCTTGCGTTGTCCTTCTCATTTGGGTCTAAGGGGCTGACGGACCTAGGGCTGTAATACCGGTGTCGTGGCAGCTCTCGGCATCATCCGCTGCGGATCTGTGCGTTTATCTCGGGTTGCATGATCGGTTCGATTGATACTTTGTTGTGGAAGTGGAAATGCCTAAACTtgatgttcaattttttttttcttttctcgtcgCACGAGCAATTTCTCTAGCTGTTTTGATTTAG is a window from the Rhodamnia argentea isolate NSW1041297 chromosome 8, ASM2092103v1, whole genome shotgun sequence genome containing:
- the LOC115755693 gene encoding uncharacterized protein LOC115755693 isoform X1 → MFPSFNPLSKSHLGNRVQSNGAVPQQQVVSPNPFASNPCNVLPHPMQLQSQMGILPHSLIPSYGLMNYMNNGQAVNMTLPGLAASSIMNGPNPLLPSQNNQIAMQQFGQFQNMAPNVNQMHLSQPPGHMLVQNLPQQLNQNLGLQNLLLCLPNAMANVNQLSFAQQLNPSQRPSFNGFLGSNQGAQALCPQNRFSLANTQGGCDQQLNQNQQNGSTPVMGPSVLRSLPTASQQQPQSHLMPDNVHPNHSERSPNLPGPVCRGKQENTNYRGGINTSNPNFRNSPRKDFGRRTGRMASQRGSHRPHFHDMKDGKRKFEFANGHRGKEISNQMAGNFGQFHEANPPKEQKRAPSITYTEQEIQQWCEERRRNYPSKANMEKKLTDSKKKELDVKIRQEQLKKILAQQAELGVEIAEIPSHYLSDIQKKDELPEESSRRWTKKERFHKNRNKRGHHNRRDQFNKKQRLEATSSTDPPSLNKNRTTLLQKLLSKDIKRDNTRLFQVFRFMVTNSFFKYWPEQSLKFPKVVANENVCESDMIEDKSQILPTEGSEDRWDCHAGNSDGGGDESSDDENEDVRHSRVEKSFHGKRDGLPEEEEGEIID
- the LOC115755701 gene encoding non-specific lipid-transfer protein AP10-like, which gives rise to MGSTTSNRQLAAKVLFFLIIMFMSSNPANSITCQDALKVILPCGPFALGTVPPPPSAACCSGAHTLASMADSTEARRTLCQCYKDIPPSVGIKPERVQQIPQYCKVDVTIPTDPHVDCSSIP
- the LOC115755693 gene encoding uncharacterized protein LOC115755693 isoform X2, translated to MFPSFNPLSKSHLGNRVQSNGAVPQQVVSPNPFASNPCNVLPHPMQLQSQMGILPHSLIPSYGLMNYMNNGQAVNMTLPGLAASSIMNGPNPLLPSQNNQIAMQQFGQFQNMAPNVNQMHLSQPPGHMLVQNLPQQLNQNLGLQNLLLCLPNAMANVNQLSFAQQLNPSQRPSFNGFLGSNQGAQALCPQNRFSLANTQGGCDQQLNQNQQNGSTPVMGPSVLRSLPTASQQQPQSHLMPDNVHPNHSERSPNLPGPVCRGKQENTNYRGGINTSNPNFRNSPRKDFGRRTGRMASQRGSHRPHFHDMKDGKRKFEFANGHRGKEISNQMAGNFGQFHEANPPKEQKRAPSITYTEQEIQQWCEERRRNYPSKANMEKKLTDSKKKELDVKIRQEQLKKILAQQAELGVEIAEIPSHYLSDIQKKDELPEESSRRWTKKERFHKNRNKRGHHNRRDQFNKKQRLEATSSTDPPSLNKNRTTLLQKLLSKDIKRDNTRLFQVFRFMVTNSFFKYWPEQSLKFPKVVANENVCESDMIEDKSQILPTEGSEDRWDCHAGNSDGGGDESSDDENEDVRHSRVEKSFHGKRDGLPEEEEGEIID
- the LOC115755692 gene encoding probable inactive leucine-rich repeat receptor-like protein kinase At3g03770 isoform X3, with translation MAKQAFNPFLLVLLVISISTHHSDQLEYSQSQALFRVQKLFHYPPALSSFHNTTDLCNIDPTPSFTLVCYEDSLTQLQINGQEGIFPLPQHFSTFDFFSTLTAFSSLRVLTLVSLGLGGPIPDVVGNLSSLEILNMSSNSFYGAIPEEVSHLKNLQTLILDHNRLVGQVPSRVSSPLLLAVLSLRNNSLNGSLPSTFSSMESLRILALSGNGLSGEIPDLHNLTNLQVLDLENNNFGPRFPNLSTRLVSLNFRRNKFALGIPEKLRSFYQLQKFDVSLNGFVGPFLPLLMSLPSMRYLDISGNQFTGMLLQNMSCSPELAFVNMSYNLLTGDLPTCLESESTVVLYSKNCLKNEDQEQRPLVFCHNEALAVDVLPPQWKHEKRSGKAKAALVFGVVGGVVGAVTAMALAFFLAFMKLQRRSEDQPPTAQLITEKASTTCNLKLLSDARYISQTMKMGASIPAYRTFALEELKNATNNFDNLCLLEDGSHCQIYKGRLADSTLVAIRRIKTEKRHSSQYYMPIIERISKLRHENLISTLGHCFECYPEDSSVCRIYLMFEFAVNGTLRDQISGGHLRKTFSWTQRIVAAMEIMKGIQFLHTGIVPGVYSNNMKITDVQLDRDLHVKLSKYNLPLLSDDCGRASSRVQLPRAIGSNRTRGKDNEKSDVYEMGVILLELIAGRPITSNNEVRLLKDLVQVSLLADDGARRSIVDHTLQKKCSDESLRVMMDICIRCLSEEQSHRPSVEDVLWNLQFATQVQDSLRHDFQFDQDLTVPSFLEL
- the LOC115755692 gene encoding probable inactive leucine-rich repeat receptor-like protein kinase At3g03770 isoform X2 gives rise to the protein MAELAREREREFNPFILQFFKISGNSSIFILTSLSLMAKQAFNPFLLVLLVISISTHHSDQLEYSQSQALFRVQKLFHYPPALSSFHNTTDLCNIDPTPSFTLVCYEDSLTQLQINGQEGIFPLPQHFSTFDFFSTLTAFSSLRVLTLVSLGLGGPIPDVVGNLSSLEILNMSSNSFYGAIPEEVSHLKNLQTLILDHNRLVGQVPSRVSSPLLLAVLSLRNNSLNGSLPSTFSSMESLRILALSGNGLSGEIPDLHNLTNLQVLDLENNNFGPRFPNLSTRLVSLNFRRNKFALGIPEKLRSFYQLQKFDVSLNGFVGPFLPLLMSLPSMRYLDISGNQFTGMLLQNMSCSPELAFVNMSYNLLTGDLPTCLESESTVVLYSKNCLKNEDQEQRPLVFCHNEALAVDVLPPQWKHEKRSGKAKAALVFGVVGGVVGAVTAMALAFFLAFMKLQRRSEDQPPTAQLITEKASTTCNLKLLSDARYISQTMKMGASIPAYRTFALEELKNATNNFDNLCLLEDGSHCQIYKGRLADSTLVAIRRIKTEKRHSSQYYMPIIERISKLRHENLISTLGHCFECYPEDSSVCRIYLMFEFAVNGTLRDQISGHLRKTFSWTQRIVAAMEIMKGIQFLHTGIVPGVYSNNMKITDVQLDRDLHVKLSKYNLPLLSDDCGRASSRVQLPRAIGSNRTRGKDNEKSDVYEMGVILLELIAGRPITSNNEVRLLKDLVQVSLLADDGARRSIVDHTLQKKCSDESLRVMMDICIRCLSEEQSHRPSVEDVLWNLQFATQVQDSLRHDFQFDQDLTVPSFLEL
- the LOC115755692 gene encoding probable inactive leucine-rich repeat receptor-like protein kinase At3g03770 isoform X1, producing MAELAREREREFNPFILQFFKISGNSSIFILTSLSLMAKQAFNPFLLVLLVISISTHHSDQLEYSQSQALFRVQKLFHYPPALSSFHNTTDLCNIDPTPSFTLVCYEDSLTQLQINGQEGIFPLPQHFSTFDFFSTLTAFSSLRVLTLVSLGLGGPIPDVVGNLSSLEILNMSSNSFYGAIPEEVSHLKNLQTLILDHNRLVGQVPSRVSSPLLLAVLSLRNNSLNGSLPSTFSSMESLRILALSGNGLSGEIPDLHNLTNLQVLDLENNNFGPRFPNLSTRLVSLNFRRNKFALGIPEKLRSFYQLQKFDVSLNGFVGPFLPLLMSLPSMRYLDISGNQFTGMLLQNMSCSPELAFVNMSYNLLTGDLPTCLESESTVVLYSKNCLKNEDQEQRPLVFCHNEALAVDVLPPQWKHEKRSGKAKAALVFGVVGGVVGAVTAMALAFFLAFMKLQRRSEDQPPTAQLITEKASTTCNLKLLSDARYISQTMKMGASIPAYRTFALEELKNATNNFDNLCLLEDGSHCQIYKGRLADSTLVAIRRIKTEKRHSSQYYMPIIERISKLRHENLISTLGHCFECYPEDSSVCRIYLMFEFAVNGTLRDQISGGHLRKTFSWTQRIVAAMEIMKGIQFLHTGIVPGVYSNNMKITDVQLDRDLHVKLSKYNLPLLSDDCGRASSRVQLPRAIGSNRTRGKDNEKSDVYEMGVILLELIAGRPITSNNEVRLLKDLVQVSLLADDGARRSIVDHTLQKKCSDESLRVMMDICIRCLSEEQSHRPSVEDVLWNLQFATQVQDSLRHDFQFDQDLTVPSFLEL